Within Proteobacteria bacterium CG1_02_64_396, the genomic segment GGAAGGTGGTGATCCCCTACGGACGCCGGGGCATCATCGGCGCCCTGTTTTTGGGGTTGGGCCGTGGACTGGGGGAGACCATGGCGGTCACCTTCGTCATCGGTAACGCCCACGAGCTGGGGTGGTCGCTGTTCAACCCGGCCAACACCATCGCCTCGACCCTCGCCAACGAGTTCACCGAGGCCTCCGAATCGCTCTACCTCTCCTCCTTGGTCGAGCTGGGCTTGGTGCTCTTCCTGATCACCTTCGTCGTCCTCTCACTGGCCGAGAAGTGGATCCAAAGCGCCGAGAAAGCGGAGGGCAAGCGATGACCCGCGTGCAACGCCGTAGGGCGGTCAATGCCCTGGCCCTGGTGCTGTCGAGTCTGGCAGCGGTGGTGGGGCTGTTCTTCCTGCTGTGGATCCTGGTGGTGATCTTTCAAAAGGGGGGGGCGGCCATCAACTGGGCCTTCCTGACCGATCTGCCCACCCCCCCCGGCGTCCCCGGAGGGGGGATGGCCAACGCCATCACCGGCACCCTCATCATCACCCTGCTGGCGACCTTGGGCGGGGTGCCGCTGGGGCTCTTGGCGGGGATTTACCTTTCGGAGTTCGGGCGGGGCGAGCGGCTCGGCAAGGTGATCCGCTTCTTGGCCGACACCTTCATGAGCGCCCCCTCCATTGTGATTGGCATCTTCGTCTACGCCATTTTGGTGGTGCCGATGGGAGGCTTTTCGGGCTTGGCGGGGGGGGTGTCGCTGGCGCTGATCATGCTGCCGGTGGTCACCCGCACCTCTGAAGAGATGCTCAAACTGGTGCCACAAGAGATGCGCGAGGCCTCTCTGGCTTTGGGCGCCCCCTACTGGCACATGGTGCTGCATGTGGCGCTGCGCGGCGCCAAGGTCGGCCTTATTACCGGGGTGCTGCTGGCGGTGGCCCGGGTTTCGGGGGAAACCGCCCCGCTGCTCTTCACCACCCTGAACAGCCCTTACTGGCCCTCGGGTTTGACCGATCCCATGGCCAACCTCACCGTTACCATCTTCAACTACGCCATGTCCCCCTACGAGGACTGGCAGACCCAGGCATGGGGGGCGGCATTGCTGCTCGCCACTGGTGTTCTGGGGCTGAACATCACGGCCCGGCTGCTGTTCCGCGACCGTCGGAGAACTTCATGAGCATCGTTTCAGAAACCCTTCAGAACGTGACCCCCAAGATCGAGGTTCGCGGCCTGAACTTCTTTTACGGTCAACATCAGGCCCTCCAAGAGAATAACCTGGTGATCCCAGAACGCTGCGCGACCGCTTTCATCGGTCCCTCGGGATGCGGCAAATCGACCCACATCCGCACCTACAACCGGATGTTCTCCCTTTACAAAGGGCAGCGGGCCGAGGGGGAGATCCTGATCGACGGGCAGAACATTCTCGATCCCAAGATCGACCTGATCGAGCTGCGCACCAAGATCGGCATGGTTTTTCAAAAGCCGACCCCCTTCCCGATGAGCGTGTTCGACAACGTCGCCTACGGCATTCGGCTCAAGGGGAAGATCCCCCGCTCCGAGCTCGAAGGACGGGTCGAAAAAGCGCTGCGCGACGCCGCTCTGTGGGAGGAGGTGCAAGACAAACTCCACCAGTCGGGGCAGGCGCTCTCGGGCGGTCAACAGCAGCGCCTGTGTATCGCACGCGCCGTGGCGGTCGAGCCCGAGATCGTCTTGATGGATGAACCGGCCTCGGCGCTCGATCCGATCAGCACCTTGAAAATCGAGGAGCTGGTCGAGGAGCTTAAACAGCGGTTTACCATCGTCATCGTCACCCACAACATGCAGCAGGCGGCACGGGTCTCCGACTTCACCGCCTTCTTCTATCAGGGTGAGATCATCGAATACAGCGACACCGAAACGATTTTCACCAATCCAAGCCAGACCAAAACCGAGGAGTACATCACGGGACGGTTCGGCTAAGCCGTCAGACTCACCCCCTGTTCGACCGCAGGACCTACGGGGCCGTTGGCCCCTTCACCGCCGCACCCTGGATGGATTGCCATGCCCCAACACATCAGCCACGAGTTCGAACAGGAGCTCAGCCAACTCAAGTCCCTGATTCTCAAACTCAGCGGGCAGGTGGAGGAGAACCTTAAATCGTCCATTCAGGCGCTGGTGGAACGGGATGTCGATCTGGCCAACCGGACCATCGCCCAAGATCACATCGCCAACCGCCTCGACGTCGAGATCGACGAGATGGCGATCCGGCTGCTGGCGCTGCGCCAACCGGCCGGATCCGACCTGCGGCTGGTGATGACCGCCATCAAGATCGCCACCGACCTTGAACGTATGGGCGATCTGTCGGTGAACATCTGCGAGCGGGCCATCGACCTGAGCAAGGAACCCCCCCTCAAACCGCTGACCCAGATCCAGACCATGGCGATGGCGGCGCTGGCGCTGATCGACAAGGCGATGACCTCGTTCATCGCCCAGGACATCGAGCTGGCGCTTGAGGTCTGCCGCCGCGACGAAGAGGTCGACCACCACTTCACCGCCATCCAGCGCGAACTGCTGACCTACATGCTCGAAGACCCTCGCAGCATCCGGCAGGCGCTGGCGCTGATCTCGGTCGCCAAGAATCTGGAGCGGGCAGCCGACCACGCCACCAACATCGCCGAGCTGGTCCTCTACATGGTCAAAGGGAAGGTGATCCGCCATACCGATCCGGCTACCATGGCCCAAGAGGTCCATCGGATCGCCAAGTAGGGTCCTCCGGGCTTCACCCCCTTCCTGCCCAGGCGGACGCTCCGCCTCCAACCGGGAGCAACTCGTGCCGTCATCCGCCGCCCATCTGGCCGCCATCGATCTCGGCTCCAACTCCTTCCACCTGACCCTTGCCCGTTTCGACCCCGCCGAGGGGTTGACCATCGTCGACCGGCTGCGCGACCGGGTCGCCCTCAATGCCGGGTTGCAACCCAACGGGATGCTCGATCTCGACGCTATGGAGCGGGGTTGGGCAGCGCTGCGCCGTTTCGCCGAGCGGCTGGGGGGGATGGAAAACCTGCATGTGCGGGCCACCGGCACCTCGACCCTGCGCGATGCCCACAACAGCGATCTGTTCTTGGAGCGGGCGCTGGAGGAGACCGGCTTTGAGATCGAGGTGATCTCGGGCTTCGAAGAGGCACGGTTGATTTTTATGGGTGCGGTCAGCGCCGGACCCACCTTCGCAGGGCCGGTACGGGTGATCGACATCGGCGGCGGCTCCACCGAAATCGCAGTGGGGGAAGGTCGGCACCTGCATCGGGCCGAAAGCCTCAATCTGGGCTGCGTGCGCCACACCAAGTTGTTCTTTCCGGGCGGCGAGGTCACCCCTAAGGGATGGCGCCAGGCGATCCGCCACATTCGCGACACCCTTGAACCCTACCGCTCGACCCTGACCCAGCCGACCGATGCGGTGACCGTTGGCTGTTCGGGGACCATCAGATCCATCGGTCGCATCGCCAAGGAGATGGGCTATGCCCCCAGCGAAGAGGTGATTCCGGCCAGCGCGGTCCGCAAGTTGGTCGAGCGCATCCACAGCGATGCCAAACCGTCGCAGCGCAAAAGCTGGCCGGGGCTGACCGACGACCGCATCGAGGTGATCGCCGGGGGGCTGGCGATCCTCTCCACCGTGATGGAATCGCTGGGGCTGGAGCAAGTCCACGTTTCAATGGGGGCGCTGCGCGAGGGGGTGCTCGAATCGCTGCGCGCCCGCATTTTCAGGGCGGGGGGGGACGATCCGCGCCAGCGCACCATCGAGCAATTCCAACACCGCTACCGCGTCGACCGCCGCTATGCCCAAAGTCTGGCCGACAGCGCCGTGGCGATCTTTGACACCCTAGCGTTGCCCCTCGGTTTGCCTGACGAGGGGCGTGCACTGCTGGAAT encodes:
- a CDS encoding phosphate ABC transporter, permease protein PstA, with translation MTRVQRRRAVNALALVLSSLAAVVGLFFLLWILVVIFQKGGAAINWAFLTDLPTPPGVPGGGMANAITGTLIITLLATLGGVPLGLLAGIYLSEFGRGERLGKVIRFLADTFMSAPSIVIGIFVYAILVVPMGGFSGLAGGVSLALIMLPVVTRTSEEMLKLVPQEMREASLALGAPYWHMVLHVALRGAKVGLITGVLLAVARVSGETAPLLFTTLNSPYWPSGLTDPMANLTVTIFNYAMSPYEDWQTQAWGAALLLATGVLGLNITARLLFRDRRRTS
- a CDS encoding phosphate ABC transporter ATP-binding protein → MSIVSETLQNVTPKIEVRGLNFFYGQHQALQENNLVIPERCATAFIGPSGCGKSTHIRTYNRMFSLYKGQRAEGEILIDGQNILDPKIDLIELRTKIGMVFQKPTPFPMSVFDNVAYGIRLKGKIPRSELEGRVEKALRDAALWEEVQDKLHQSGQALSGGQQQRLCIARAVAVEPEIVLMDEPASALDPISTLKIEELVEELKQRFTIVIVTHNMQQAARVSDFTAFFYQGEIIEYSDTETIFTNPSQTKTEEYITGRFG
- a CDS encoding phosphate transport system regulatory protein PhoU produces the protein MPQHISHEFEQELSQLKSLILKLSGQVEENLKSSIQALVERDVDLANRTIAQDHIANRLDVEIDEMAIRLLALRQPAGSDLRLVMTAIKIATDLERMGDLSVNICERAIDLSKEPPLKPLTQIQTMAMAALALIDKAMTSFIAQDIELALEVCRRDEEVDHHFTAIQRELLTYMLEDPRSIRQALALISVAKNLERAADHATNIAELVLYMVKGKVIRHTDPATMAQEVHRIAK